A stretch of the uncultured Trichococcus sp. genome encodes the following:
- a CDS encoding 1-acyl-sn-glycerol-3-phosphate acyltransferase translates to MFFKTVVIIVRFLVRILNGKTEIQNKEYIPKDTVFILAAPHRSLLDPVFISFGVYPHVFSSMAKQELFKGKFITWVLTHMNAFPVNRENPGPSALKQPVSILKEGKTNLLIFPTGSRHSAEIKGGTSSIAKLANVPILPVVYQGPLTFKDLLKRKKATVRFGKPIYLPKEKRISREELAAYDELLGTTFRQLDQEIDPNFVYVAK, encoded by the coding sequence ATGTTTTTTAAAACAGTCGTAATCATCGTCAGATTTCTGGTCCGGATCCTGAACGGCAAGACCGAAATCCAAAACAAAGAGTATATTCCGAAGGACACAGTTTTCATCCTTGCAGCACCGCACAGAAGCCTGCTGGATCCGGTTTTCATTTCGTTTGGCGTGTATCCGCATGTCTTTTCCTCAATGGCTAAACAAGAGCTTTTCAAGGGAAAATTCATTACCTGGGTGCTCACCCATATGAACGCATTCCCTGTAAACCGTGAAAATCCGGGTCCGAGCGCCCTGAAACAGCCTGTTTCGATCCTGAAGGAAGGTAAAACCAATCTGCTGATTTTCCCGACCGGATCGAGACATTCCGCAGAAATCAAAGGAGGAACTTCATCGATAGCTAAGTTGGCCAATGTACCGATCCTTCCGGTTGTCTATCAGGGTCCTCTCACATTCAAGGATCTCCTGAAGCGAAAAAAGGCGACCGTCCGCTTCGGCAAGCCCATCTACCTGCCGAAGGAAAAGCGGATATCCAGAGAAGAACTGGCTGCTTATGACGAATTGCTAGGAACCACCTTCCGCCAATTGGATCAGGAAATCGATCCGAATTTCGTGTATGTAGCGAAATAA
- a CDS encoding DEAD/DEAH box helicase produces MKWSMPDKLIQEGREYVNEDRVLSIQPDFHGQVWHCEVLGSKMYHVTLDGTAKEQDVCQCKYWRNHQYCKHTIAVELYLKDKCGTRILTEKSAEQFQVDAETAGQEFVNDLTQIFFQENKGSQDLHAQSDFFVQYTLQALRIKPNNLMQNTGEYVLGISLRAGVDKPYMVTNIEQFTEQFIKREKWEYRIGDVIDFRSVRIQEMDQPIIYRLHKLLEEQPAALNKQLLNVTARKLDSYLILPPSAAHSLLEDLIQTGRVEWISGDQTYPDVQISAEKPGYQFLLGKKGKGIELRIQRDNIIHLLDYDWLIEDNIIHPLSVQQHKLLGYLSFFEKRFDDSNVIGIEESDVSDLLTYVIPLLKQIGSVHFSEELERNIIDEPLTVSIRFRGPAKRIKGEIFFKYGETVFRQNRTSKAESQFLIRDTIGEERILQVLENLEFNIIENQISFLATKDVDLFSFLYRKIPVMRRYAEVELSPDLQNLIVEDTAVSTSVQRRTRDSFLDIRFDVGGISENEIDKLLNSLKKNDAYYKTEDGRILSLETEIMREMNRFLSLIKDESQLHDGTLSMPMIKSMTLEKEINDLNPEIGSQAFLNELYHFIKHPDEFPAELPKTLQADLRPYQVTGFKWLKFLAKYGLGGILADEMGLGKTLQLITFLLSEVEEGKNEEKPALVIAPASLIYNWKYEFQKFAPLLDIRVISGVKKEREEQLAQLPKNAIAVTSYQSFRQDIESYQKCDFYAMILDESQYVNNYNTKTFRAIAKMNARVNIALSGTPIENSVTEFWAIFQLILPGLFPKLQEFKKMSLEGISKTAKPFMLRRLKVDVLGDLPEKSEADIYSSLNREQKIMYLAYLQQLQEKVSDYDSEDFQRNRMEILAGLTRLRQICCDPRLVDPAYEGGSGKLEQLVEILKNAQENNQHVLVFSQFTSMLKLIEAELTKENLSHLYLSGKTPPAERITLVNQFNEGETDVFLISLKAGGTGLNLTGADTVILFDLWWNPAVEEQAAGRAHRIGQKKNVQVYRFIAEGTIEEKINQLQQDKKMLFDQLIVSEGEEALSRQRLTNDDIKQILGIQS; encoded by the coding sequence GTGAAATGGAGTATGCCGGACAAGTTGATACAAGAGGGACGCGAATATGTGAATGAGGATCGCGTGCTATCCATACAACCGGATTTCCACGGCCAGGTTTGGCATTGTGAGGTTCTCGGAAGTAAAATGTATCACGTCACCTTAGACGGTACAGCCAAGGAACAGGATGTGTGTCAGTGCAAATACTGGAGAAATCATCAGTACTGCAAGCATACGATCGCTGTTGAATTGTATCTGAAAGATAAATGCGGTACCCGTATTTTGACGGAAAAAAGCGCAGAACAGTTTCAGGTAGATGCGGAAACTGCCGGTCAAGAATTTGTGAATGATTTGACGCAGATTTTTTTTCAAGAAAACAAAGGCTCTCAGGACTTGCATGCACAATCAGATTTTTTTGTGCAGTATACGCTGCAGGCTCTGCGCATAAAGCCGAACAATCTGATGCAAAATACAGGTGAGTATGTATTGGGCATATCCTTGCGTGCAGGGGTCGATAAGCCATACATGGTCACCAATATCGAACAATTTACGGAACAATTCATCAAACGAGAAAAATGGGAGTACCGTATCGGTGATGTGATTGATTTCCGTTCAGTGCGGATACAGGAAATGGACCAGCCCATCATCTACCGGTTGCATAAATTGCTGGAAGAGCAACCCGCTGCGTTGAACAAGCAATTGTTGAATGTTACAGCCAGAAAATTGGATTCTTATCTGATTCTGCCGCCAAGTGCAGCGCACTCCCTTTTGGAGGATCTGATCCAAACCGGCCGGGTCGAGTGGATCTCCGGCGATCAAACATATCCGGATGTGCAGATCAGCGCGGAAAAACCAGGCTACCAATTTCTGCTGGGAAAGAAGGGTAAAGGAATAGAACTTCGTATCCAGCGCGACAACATCATTCATTTGTTGGATTATGACTGGCTGATAGAGGACAACATCATCCATCCGCTGAGTGTGCAGCAACATAAATTGTTGGGGTACCTCTCGTTCTTTGAAAAACGTTTTGATGACTCAAATGTGATCGGAATCGAAGAATCCGATGTATCCGATTTGCTTACTTATGTCATCCCGTTGCTGAAACAAATCGGATCGGTGCACTTCAGCGAGGAATTGGAGCGCAACATCATCGATGAGCCGTTGACTGTCTCGATCCGTTTCCGTGGTCCTGCCAAGCGCATAAAAGGTGAAATTTTCTTCAAGTACGGGGAAACTGTCTTCCGGCAGAACCGTACCTCCAAAGCGGAGTCCCAATTCCTGATCAGGGATACTATTGGTGAAGAAAGGATCTTACAGGTATTGGAAAACCTGGAGTTCAACATCATCGAAAATCAAATATCCTTTTTGGCCACGAAAGATGTCGATCTGTTCAGTTTTCTTTACAGAAAAATACCAGTTATGCGCCGCTATGCTGAGGTCGAATTAAGTCCGGATCTGCAGAATCTGATCGTGGAGGACACAGCTGTGTCAACTTCGGTCCAACGCAGAACAAGGGATTCCTTTTTGGACATCCGTTTTGATGTCGGCGGCATTTCGGAAAATGAAATAGACAAATTATTGAACAGTCTCAAAAAAAATGATGCTTATTACAAGACTGAAGACGGCCGTATCTTGTCTTTGGAAACGGAAATAATGAGAGAGATGAATCGTTTCCTTTCGTTGATCAAGGATGAGTCCCAACTTCATGATGGGACGCTTTCTATGCCGATGATCAAGAGCATGACGCTTGAAAAAGAAATCAATGATCTGAACCCTGAAATCGGCAGCCAAGCTTTCCTTAATGAACTGTATCATTTCATCAAACACCCGGATGAGTTTCCGGCCGAACTGCCGAAAACGTTGCAGGCGGATTTGCGGCCGTATCAAGTAACCGGCTTCAAATGGCTGAAATTCCTTGCCAAATATGGCTTAGGCGGTATTTTGGCTGATGAAATGGGGCTCGGAAAAACACTGCAACTGATTACATTCCTTCTCAGTGAAGTCGAGGAAGGGAAAAATGAAGAAAAACCCGCTCTGGTGATTGCGCCGGCTTCGCTGATCTACAATTGGAAGTACGAATTCCAAAAATTTGCGCCCTTGCTTGACATACGTGTCATCAGTGGCGTAAAAAAAGAACGGGAAGAGCAGTTGGCGCAATTGCCGAAAAACGCTATTGCGGTCACCTCCTATCAAAGTTTCCGGCAGGATATCGAATCTTATCAAAAATGTGATTTTTATGCGATGATTCTGGATGAATCCCAGTACGTGAACAACTATAATACGAAGACCTTCCGGGCGATAGCCAAGATGAATGCCCGGGTCAATATCGCGTTGAGCGGCACACCAATCGAGAACAGCGTGACGGAATTTTGGGCGATATTCCAATTGATCTTGCCGGGATTATTCCCGAAACTGCAGGAATTCAAAAAAATGTCGCTCGAGGGCATTTCGAAAACAGCCAAGCCCTTTATGTTGCGCCGTTTAAAGGTGGATGTTTTGGGTGACCTTCCCGAAAAATCGGAAGCGGATATCTACAGCAGCCTCAACCGTGAACAGAAAATCATGTATTTGGCTTACCTGCAGCAATTGCAGGAAAAGGTTTCCGATTATGACAGTGAAGATTTCCAACGGAACCGCATGGAGATTTTGGCCGGTCTGACCCGTTTGCGTCAAATCTGCTGCGATCCCCGCCTTGTGGATCCAGCCTACGAAGGCGGGTCGGGTAAATTGGAGCAACTGGTCGAAATATTGAAAAACGCGCAAGAGAACAACCAGCATGTTTTGGTATTTTCACAGTTCACGTCCATGCTGAAGCTCATCGAAGCGGAGCTGACCAAGGAAAACTTGAGTCATCTCTACCTCAGCGGCAAAACCCCACCCGCCGAAAGGATTACGCTGGTAAACCAATTCAATGAAGGCGAGACGGATGTCTTTTTGATTTCTTTGAAAGCGGGTGGTACCGGCTTGAATCTGACCGGTGCGGATACGGTCATCCTTTTCGATCTTTGGTGGAACCCAGCAGTCGAAGAGCAAGCGGCAGGGCGAGCGCATCGCATCGGCCAAAAGAAAAATGTTCAAGTGTACCGTTTCATAGCGGAGGGAACCATCGAAGAAAAAATCAATCAACTGCAGCAAGACAAAAAGATGCTCTTTGATCAATTGATCGTATCGGAAGGGGAAGAAGCGCTCAGCCGACAACGGCTGACCAACGATGACATCAAGCAGATTCTGGGGATCCAATCCTGA
- the rpsB gene encoding 30S ribosomal protein S2 — MAVISMKQLLEAGVHFGHQTRRWNPKMKRYIFTERNGIYIIDLQKTVKLVDEAYKYMLNVAEEGGVALFVGTKKQAQDSIKDEAIRSGQFFVNHRWLGGTLTNWDTIQKRIKRLKSIEAMSEDGTFELLPKKEVSILKKEQERLEKFLGGIKDMPRIPDVMFIVDPRKERIAVQEAHKLNIPIVAMVDTNCDPDEIDVVIPSNDDAIRAVKLITAKMADAFIEGNQGKDQVEISVEETFAAGADEATSLEEIVEVVEGDNE, encoded by the coding sequence ATGGCAGTAATTTCAATGAAACAATTATTGGAAGCAGGCGTACACTTCGGTCACCAGACTCGTCGTTGGAACCCAAAAATGAAGAGATACATCTTTACAGAAAGAAACGGTATCTACATCATCGACTTGCAAAAAACCGTGAAATTAGTCGACGAAGCATACAAATATATGCTTAACGTTGCTGAAGAAGGCGGCGTAGCACTATTCGTAGGGACTAAAAAACAAGCGCAAGATTCAATCAAAGACGAAGCTATCCGTTCAGGACAGTTCTTCGTAAATCACCGTTGGTTAGGTGGTACTTTGACTAACTGGGATACTATCCAAAAACGTATCAAACGTTTGAAATCAATCGAAGCAATGTCTGAAGACGGCACTTTCGAACTACTTCCTAAAAAAGAAGTTTCTATCTTGAAAAAAGAACAAGAACGTTTGGAAAAATTCTTGGGCGGTATCAAAGATATGCCTAGAATCCCGGATGTAATGTTCATCGTTGACCCAAGAAAAGAAAGAATCGCTGTTCAAGAAGCTCACAAATTGAACATTCCTATCGTAGCTATGGTTGACACAAACTGTGATCCAGATGAAATCGACGTAGTAATCCCTTCAAATGACGATGCTATCCGCGCAGTTAAATTGATCACTGCTAAAATGGCTGATGCTTTCATCGAAGGCAACCAAGGAAAAGATCAAGTTGAAATTTCTGTTGAAGAAACTTTCGCAGCTGGAGCTGATGAAGCAACTTCATTAGAAGAAATCGTTGAAGTCGTTGAAGGCGACAACGAATAA
- the tsf gene encoding translation elongation factor Ts produces MAQVTAKMVKELRDMTGVGMMDAKRALVEVDGDMDKAVDYLREKGMAKAAKKADRIAAEGLANVYVDGNTAVIAEINAETDFVAKNDKFQNLVADITALIAKNKPETVEAALAIETADGTLNDVILNATTVIGEKITLRRFTIVEKTDADAFGAYLHQGGRIAVLTVVEGSTDADAAKDISMHIAAINPKYVSRDEVSAEELEHEKKVLTEQALNEGKPANIVEKMIVGRLNKFLSEISLNDQPFVKDPDQTVSQYAASKGGTVKSFVRYAVGEGIEKRSVDFAEEVMSQVKK; encoded by the coding sequence ATGGCACAAGTAACAGCAAAAATGGTTAAAGAATTACGCGACATGACAGGCGTAGGCATGATGGATGCTAAAAGAGCTCTAGTAGAAGTCGATGGCGACATGGACAAAGCGGTTGACTACCTAAGAGAAAAAGGTATGGCAAAAGCAGCTAAAAAAGCTGACCGCATCGCTGCTGAAGGACTTGCAAACGTATATGTCGACGGAAATACAGCTGTTATCGCTGAAATCAATGCAGAGACGGACTTTGTTGCGAAAAACGACAAATTCCAAAACTTGGTAGCCGACATCACAGCGCTCATCGCTAAAAACAAGCCAGAAACAGTTGAAGCTGCTTTAGCAATCGAAACTGCTGACGGTACATTGAACGATGTTATCTTGAACGCTACTACAGTAATCGGCGAAAAAATCACTTTGCGTCGTTTCACTATCGTTGAAAAAACGGATGCTGATGCTTTCGGCGCTTACCTGCACCAAGGCGGACGTATCGCTGTATTGACAGTAGTCGAAGGATCCACTGATGCAGACGCTGCTAAAGATATTTCTATGCACATCGCTGCCATCAATCCTAAATATGTTTCTCGCGACGAAGTTTCTGCCGAAGAACTTGAGCATGAAAAGAAAGTTCTGACTGAACAAGCATTGAACGAAGGCAAACCAGCAAACATCGTTGAAAAAATGATCGTAGGCCGTTTGAACAAATTCTTGAGCGAAATTTCATTGAACGACCAACCATTCGTTAAAGATCCAGATCAAACAGTTTCACAATATGCTGCTTCCAAAGGCGGCACTGTTAAATCTTTCGTTCGCTACGCTGTAGGCGAAGGTATCGAAAAACGTTCTGTGGACTTTGCAGAAGAAGTTATGAGCCAAGTCAAAAAATAA
- the pyrH gene encoding UMP kinase → MSEPKYKRVVLKLSGEALAGDTGFGINPPTIEEIVKEIKEVHDLGVEIAIVVGGGNIWRGTTGAEMGMERAQADYMGMLATVMNSLALQDALENEGVPTRVQTSIEMRQIAEPYIRRRAVRHLEKGRVVIFAAGTGNPYFSTDTTAALRAAEINADVILMAKNNVDGVYSSDPMKDLSATKFSELTHLDVISKGLQVMDTTASSLSMDNDIPLVVFNLNRQGNIRRVIMGEDIGTTVRGK, encoded by the coding sequence ATGAGTGAACCAAAATACAAACGCGTTGTTTTAAAATTAAGTGGTGAAGCTTTAGCGGGCGACACCGGTTTCGGAATAAACCCACCGACGATTGAAGAAATCGTAAAAGAAATCAAAGAAGTACATGACTTGGGCGTGGAAATAGCTATCGTTGTGGGGGGCGGCAATATTTGGCGCGGCACGACAGGCGCTGAAATGGGCATGGAGAGAGCGCAAGCCGACTATATGGGCATGCTTGCGACTGTCATGAATTCTCTGGCTCTTCAGGATGCCTTGGAGAATGAAGGGGTTCCGACCCGTGTGCAGACTTCCATCGAAATGAGACAAATTGCCGAACCGTATATCCGCAGAAGAGCTGTCCGTCATCTTGAAAAAGGACGCGTAGTGATCTTTGCCGCCGGTACAGGCAATCCTTACTTCTCTACTGACACGACGGCAGCCCTTCGTGCCGCTGAAATCAATGCTGATGTTATTTTGATGGCTAAGAATAATGTTGATGGGGTCTATTCATCCGATCCGATGAAGGATTTGAGCGCAACAAAATTCTCTGAATTGACTCATTTGGATGTTATTTCCAAAGGATTGCAAGTAATGGATACTACAGCAAGCTCATTAAGCATGGATAACGACATCCCGTTGGTTGTCTTTAACTTAAACAGACAAGGGAATATTCGCCGTGTTATAATGGGAGAAGATATCGGAACGACTGTTAGGGGGAAATAA
- the frr gene encoding ribosome recycling factor yields MVKEILDNAIDRMKKTEAALIRELGSIRAGRANASLLDRIEVEYYGTSTPVNQLASITIPEGRMLLVTPYDKSSIGDIERAIYQSDLGINPANDGNVIRLVIPALTSERRKELAKTVGKENEAAKISIRNIRRDAIEALKKAEKNKEITEDELHTYEKKVQEFTDKSSKEIDKITADKEKEILDV; encoded by the coding sequence ATGGTTAAAGAAATCCTGGATAATGCGATCGACAGAATGAAAAAAACGGAAGCTGCATTGATCCGCGAACTTGGATCGATTCGGGCAGGCCGCGCGAATGCGAGTTTGTTGGACCGCATCGAAGTGGAATACTACGGAACGAGCACGCCAGTGAATCAATTGGCTTCCATCACGATTCCTGAAGGACGCATGTTGTTGGTAACACCTTACGATAAATCCAGTATCGGTGATATCGAACGCGCGATTTACCAAAGCGACCTTGGCATCAACCCAGCCAATGACGGGAACGTCATCCGGTTGGTGATTCCGGCACTGACTTCAGAACGACGCAAAGAGTTGGCGAAAACCGTAGGCAAAGAAAACGAAGCGGCTAAGATTTCAATCCGTAATATTCGCCGCGATGCCATCGAAGCGTTGAAAAAAGCAGAAAAGAACAAAGAAATCACAGAAGATGAGTTGCACACATATGAGAAGAAAGTGCAAGAATTCACCGACAAATCTTCCAAAGAAATCGACAAAATAACAGCGGACAAAGAAAAAGAAATTTTGGACGTATAA
- a CDS encoding isoprenyl transferase has translation MALFKSENPKTELPFDENGIVPAHVAIIMDGNGRWAKKKMMPRVYGHKEGMNTVKRIAIEASRLNIKVLTLYAFSTENWKRPTDEVNFLMGLPIDFFDVFMPELMQNNIKVTTIGWIDQLPEKTLKVVQNAIDKTKDNTGLVLNFALNYGSRAEILQATTMIARDVASGKLSTDGITDEIFAGYLFTSGLGEWQDPDLLIRTSGEIRLSNFLLWQAAYSEMYFTEEFWPDFSIASLRAALAEYQHRNRRFGGI, from the coding sequence ATGGCTCTATTCAAGAGTGAGAATCCAAAAACAGAATTACCGTTTGATGAGAACGGAATCGTTCCGGCCCATGTGGCCATCATCATGGACGGAAATGGCCGTTGGGCAAAGAAAAAAATGATGCCGCGTGTTTACGGACACAAAGAAGGCATGAACACCGTGAAAAGGATTGCCATTGAAGCAAGTCGCCTGAACATCAAGGTTTTGACGCTATATGCCTTTTCGACAGAAAACTGGAAACGTCCGACTGACGAAGTCAATTTTTTGATGGGTTTGCCCATCGATTTTTTTGATGTGTTCATGCCGGAATTGATGCAGAACAACATCAAAGTGACGACCATCGGCTGGATCGATCAATTGCCAGAGAAGACGCTGAAGGTCGTGCAAAATGCGATTGATAAAACAAAGGACAACACAGGTCTTGTTTTGAATTTTGCGCTGAATTATGGGTCCAGGGCGGAAATCCTTCAAGCTACGACAATGATTGCGCGCGATGTCGCGTCAGGAAAACTCTCGACAGACGGAATCACCGATGAGATATTCGCTGGATATCTATTCACAAGTGGGCTTGGTGAATGGCAAGATCCCGACTTGCTGATCCGCACCAGTGGGGAAATCCGTCTCAGCAACTTTTTGCTGTGGCAGGCGGCGTACAGTGAAATGTACTTTACGGAAGAATTTTGGCCTGATTTTTCGATAGCCAGCTTGCGGGCGGCTTTAGCAGAATATCAGCATCGAAATCGTCGTTTCGGCGGCATATAG
- a CDS encoding phosphatidate cytidylyltransferase: MKQRVITGLVAAAVFIPFLWLGGLPLQLLVTAIGLIAVQELLKMKKLSIFSVEGIITALATVLLMLPESYLHFIPDGIDAMLLIYLEALILFVFTVFSRNDFTFDDAAASVLTSLYVGRGFYYFMQTRDIGFWMVLLVLFIIWGTDIGAYMIGRKIGKNKLAPAISPNKTIEGSVGGSIAAVLIAIVFFHYYNPLELSMGLQIMLAALLSVCGQMGDLVESAFKRYFGVKDAGKILPGHGGMLDRFDSTLFVMPVFHIFLNFIF, encoded by the coding sequence ATGAAGCAAAGAGTAATCACAGGCTTAGTGGCTGCCGCCGTGTTCATCCCATTCTTATGGCTTGGGGGACTGCCGCTGCAACTGCTGGTGACAGCGATCGGCTTGATCGCTGTTCAAGAACTATTGAAGATGAAAAAACTGTCCATCTTCAGTGTGGAAGGGATCATCACTGCTTTGGCGACCGTATTATTGATGTTGCCGGAATCCTATCTTCATTTCATCCCCGATGGCATCGATGCGATGCTTTTGATTTATCTGGAGGCATTGATACTGTTCGTATTTACAGTATTTTCGCGGAATGATTTTACTTTCGACGATGCAGCTGCATCAGTGCTGACTTCCCTTTATGTCGGGAGAGGATTTTATTACTTCATGCAGACAAGGGACATCGGTTTTTGGATGGTGCTCTTAGTGTTGTTCATCATTTGGGGAACGGATATCGGCGCTTACATGATCGGGAGAAAAATAGGCAAGAACAAATTGGCTCCGGCAATCAGCCCCAACAAAACAATCGAAGGATCCGTCGGCGGTTCGATCGCTGCTGTCCTGATCGCCATCGTATTTTTCCATTACTACAATCCTTTGGAATTATCGATGGGCCTCCAGATCATGCTGGCAGCCCTGCTTTCGGTCTGTGGCCAGATGGGTGATTTAGTCGAATCGGCATTCAAACGTTATTTTGGCGTCAAGGATGCCGGGAAGATATTGCCCGGACACGGCGGCATGCTCGATCGTTTCGACAGTACGCTTTTTGTGATGCCGGTGTTCCATATTTTTCTGAATTTCATTTTTTAA
- the rseP gene encoding RIP metalloprotease RseP yields the protein MFQTIITFIIVFSILVIIHEFGHFYFAKKAGILVREFAIGMGPKIFSHRKNGTTYTIRMLPIGGYVRMAGIGDEDTDLKPGMPLNIILDEAEQVTQIDLSNKQHLRAVPIELLEADLEHALFIKGVIPGSSEPITYIVKRDATIIESDGTELQIAPIDVQYQSAPLLKRMMTNFAGPMNNFILGIAVFISIAFVQGGVTVNDNRLGEIQPGSPAETAGLREGDEVAAVNGATIADWTELVASIQANPGSEITLTVLTDGQEARTVLVTPAIKTDEQGNEYGLIGVAAPIDRTLMAKISYGFEQFWLIATSIFGLVFAMFRTGFQADSFGGPVAIYAATEQVVDYGFLSVLGFLAYLSINLGVVNLLPIPALDGGKLLLNVVEGVRGKPLDPEKEGIITAVGMGLLLLLMVIVTWNDIQRFFFGQ from the coding sequence ATGTTTCAGACAATCATAACGTTTATTATCGTGTTCAGCATTTTAGTGATCATCCATGAATTCGGTCATTTCTATTTTGCGAAAAAAGCTGGCATTTTGGTTCGTGAATTCGCAATCGGTATGGGCCCAAAAATCTTCTCTCATCGCAAAAACGGAACAACCTACACGATCCGGATGCTGCCTATCGGCGGTTACGTGCGGATGGCCGGTATCGGGGACGAAGACACTGACTTGAAACCCGGTATGCCGCTTAACATCATCCTAGACGAGGCTGAACAGGTCACTCAAATAGATTTGAGCAACAAACAGCATTTGCGGGCTGTTCCGATAGAATTGCTGGAAGCTGATCTGGAACACGCGCTCTTTATAAAAGGGGTGATTCCGGGAAGTTCGGAACCCATTACCTATATAGTCAAACGCGATGCGACAATCATCGAATCGGATGGAACGGAACTCCAGATCGCTCCCATCGATGTGCAATACCAATCAGCTCCTTTACTGAAACGGATGATGACGAACTTTGCCGGACCGATGAATAATTTCATTTTGGGTATCGCCGTGTTCATTTCGATTGCATTCGTGCAAGGCGGCGTTACGGTCAACGATAACCGTTTGGGGGAAATCCAGCCGGGAAGCCCGGCAGAAACAGCCGGATTACGGGAGGGTGACGAGGTGGCGGCTGTGAATGGCGCTACAATCGCCGATTGGACGGAATTGGTTGCTTCCATCCAAGCCAATCCGGGCAGCGAAATTACACTGACAGTTTTGACGGACGGCCAAGAAGCCCGAACTGTCCTGGTTACGCCTGCAATAAAAACCGATGAACAAGGCAATGAATATGGCTTGATCGGCGTCGCTGCCCCGATTGATCGCACCTTGATGGCCAAAATCAGTTACGGGTTCGAGCAATTCTGGTTGATAGCCACTTCCATATTCGGATTGGTCTTCGCGATGTTCAGGACCGGCTTCCAGGCTGATTCATTCGGCGGTCCGGTCGCCATCTATGCAGCTACCGAACAAGTCGTTGATTATGGTTTTCTGAGCGTACTCGGTTTCTTGGCCTACTTGAGCATCAATCTCGGCGTTGTGAATCTATTGCCTATTCCGGCTTTGGATGGCGGAAAACTGTTGCTTAATGTAGTCGAAGGAGTCAGGGGTAAGCCATTGGATCCGGAGAAGGAAGGAATCATCACTGCTGTCGGAATGGGACTGTTGCTCCTGCTGATGGTCATTGTAACGTGGAATGATATTCAAAGATTTTTCTTTGGCCAATGA